The following nucleotide sequence is from Halobacillus mangrovi.
CTTTTTTGATGGATAAACCAATCTTACCATCATCTCCAACATTAATGACCTTCACTTCCACCTGGTCTCCCTGGCTTAAGTGCTCATTAATGTCTTTTACATAGTTGTCGGCAACTTCACTAATGTGAACGAGACCAGTCTTCCCATCTGGAAGCTCAACGAACGCTCCGAAATTAGTGATACCTGTTACCTTACCCTGCAGCTTGCTGCCTACTTCAATTGACATAAAAAAAATGCTCCTCCTTAAATTTTCGATAAAAAAATTATCCTTCTTATATATTATATATAAGCTTTGAAAAGAGTGTCAATATGAAGGGTCTTCATTCGGAATTTTAAAGATGATTTCGCCTTCTTTTGAAAAGAAATAATTCGTCCTGGCAATTTGCAAAACGTACTCTTCATTACTCAAGAGCTCGATTTCCTGTTTCAATTCTTTCTCCTCTTTTTCCAAAGCGGTCTTTTCCTGTTTTAACTGTTCGTACTGCTCAGACTTCTCTGCGTACAGCCTTTGTTGTTGCACGTGATAGATCACCATGGAACTCGCTACGATCGTTACTAACAGGGCAAACAAAACCAGTCGGCGAACTAAACGCTTTTTCTTTTTCTGGTGTCTCTCCATATAGGCATCGTAGTGCTTCATGTATGTAGAATCTAAGCGCGCAACCGATTCCGGCTGTTTTTTTGCCATGCAGTTTGACCTCCTTTACT
It contains:
- a CDS encoding S1 domain-containing RNA-binding protein, whose product is MSIEVGSKLQGKVTGITNFGAFVELPDGKTGLVHISEVADNYVKDINEHLSQGDQVEVKVINVGDDGKIGLSIKKAKENHNRRPQKPRKPAESFEQKMSRFMKDSDERLASLKKHTESKRGGRGAKRG
- a CDS encoding FtsB family cell division protein, which produces MAKKQPESVARLDSTYMKHYDAYMERHQKKKKRLVRRLVLFALLVTIVASSMVIYHVQQQRLYAEKSEQYEQLKQEKTALEKEEKELKQEIELLSNEEYVLQIARTNYFFSKEGEIIFKIPNEDPSY